Proteins from one Primulina huaijiensis isolate GDHJ02 chromosome 18, ASM1229523v2, whole genome shotgun sequence genomic window:
- the LOC140964715 gene encoding uncharacterized protein isoform X1 — protein MDMNNAMNFHSVSNAPSQMYEFIPAPPLSSRGNHQEGDGTDSRLKNLVAQNMEKFWIERREEIFNAPDARRPHPLPLACIKRIMKSNEEVKMVSADTPVLFAKACEIFIMELTLRSWVHARDNKRRTLQRGDVVEAVRDEDLLTFLTDFVPVQMHLEAPLAPANHPGVNAPLPVPDASPTYHPIFPMDMQTMNPSDIAQADHFVATDPRLVYEMNVHNANHAFFMRNQEMQRGLTFPSPPPSFDGTNPYRGLKVGLKIPFMASYFMNLVGSYVHKFDTQKRLSCPTKNLNFKPSDFIKF, from the exons ATGGATATGAATAATGCTATGAATTTCCATTCTGTGTCTAACGCACCGTCGCAAATGTACGAGTTCATCCCAGCGCCTCCGTTGTCATCACGGGGTAACCATCAG GAAGGAGATGGCACTGATTCCCGTCTCAAGAATCTGGTTGCACAAAACATGGAGAAGTTTTGGATTGAACGGCGTGAGGAAATATTCAATGCTCCAG aTGCTCGCCGTCCACACCCTCTCCCATTAGCTTGCATAaaaagaatcatgaaatctaATGAGGAAGTTAAG ATGGTCAGTGCTGATACACCAGTGCTATTTGCTAAAGCTTGTGAAATTTTCATCATGGAGTTGACCCTGCGTTCTTGGGTACATGCTCGAGATAATAAGCGGCGAACGCTACAACGTGGCGACGTTGTCGAGGCAGTAAGGGATGAGGATCTGTTAACCTTCCTCACTGACTTTGTCCCCGTGCAAATGCACCTG GAGGCACCACTGGCACCAGCTAACCACCCTGGGGTAAATGCTCCGCTCCCTGTACCAGATGCAAGCCCGACTTATCACCCAATCTTTCCGATGGATATGCAAACCATGAATCCATCA GACATTGCGCAAGCAGATCATTTTGTTGCAACGGATCCACGCTTGGTCTATGAAATGAATGTGCACAACGCGAATCAT GCTTTTTTCATGAGAAACCAAGAAATGCAAAGAGGTCTCACCTTTCCATCGCCACCACCGTCTTTTGATGGAACCAATCCTTACCGTGGCTTGAAGGTTGGATTAAAAATACCATTTATGGCATCTTACTTCATGAACTTAGTTGGATCTTACGTTCATAAGTTTGACACTCAAAAGCGTCTAAGCTGTCCTACCAAGAATCTTAATTTTAAACCATCTGACTTTATCAAATTCTAA
- the LOC140964715 gene encoding nuclear transcription factor Y subunit C-6-like isoform X2 — MDMNNAMNFHSVSNAPSQMYEFIPAPPLSSRGNHQEGDGTDSRLKNLVAQNMEKFWIERREEIFNAPDARRPHPLPLACIKRIMKSNEEVKMVSADTPVLFAKACEIFIMELTLRSWVHARDNKRRTLQRGDVVEAVRDEDLLTFLTDFVPVQMHLEAPLAPANHPGVNAPLPVPDASPTYHPIFPMDMQTMNPSDIAQADHFVATDPRLVYEMNVHNANHAFFMRNQEMQRGLTFPSPPPSFDGTNPYRGLK, encoded by the exons ATGGATATGAATAATGCTATGAATTTCCATTCTGTGTCTAACGCACCGTCGCAAATGTACGAGTTCATCCCAGCGCCTCCGTTGTCATCACGGGGTAACCATCAG GAAGGAGATGGCACTGATTCCCGTCTCAAGAATCTGGTTGCACAAAACATGGAGAAGTTTTGGATTGAACGGCGTGAGGAAATATTCAATGCTCCAG aTGCTCGCCGTCCACACCCTCTCCCATTAGCTTGCATAaaaagaatcatgaaatctaATGAGGAAGTTAAG ATGGTCAGTGCTGATACACCAGTGCTATTTGCTAAAGCTTGTGAAATTTTCATCATGGAGTTGACCCTGCGTTCTTGGGTACATGCTCGAGATAATAAGCGGCGAACGCTACAACGTGGCGACGTTGTCGAGGCAGTAAGGGATGAGGATCTGTTAACCTTCCTCACTGACTTTGTCCCCGTGCAAATGCACCTG GAGGCACCACTGGCACCAGCTAACCACCCTGGGGTAAATGCTCCGCTCCCTGTACCAGATGCAAGCCCGACTTATCACCCAATCTTTCCGATGGATATGCAAACCATGAATCCATCA GACATTGCGCAAGCAGATCATTTTGTTGCAACGGATCCACGCTTGGTCTATGAAATGAATGTGCACAACGCGAATCAT GCTTTTTTCATGAGAAACCAAGAAATGCAAAGAGGTCTCACCTTTCCATCGCCACCACCGTCTTTTGATGGAACCAATCCTTACCGTGGCTTGAAG TGA
- the LOC140964889 gene encoding uncharacterized protein, with translation MGRKRKSDATRLDEVDRSMYTTFCGAANSLSQLYTQAMHQQRLSFQAGERHAMEKVNNWILRQHEDGLRVTIGDIFTYLQNELDYGTDELPSSPRLPFQQHQQTQNAIPGAAALSVNAFGPATIGQGFRSGISDQTKNSVFSNALSSPVRRSLQHYHQSNSCNQTRDPNPPSSNDSSMDMHPDSPGHDSPC, from the exons ATGGGAAGGAAGAGGAAATCGGATGCAACGCGGCTAGACGAGGTGGATCGGAGCATGTATACCACCTTCTGTGGTGCGGCCAACTCTCTCTCCCAGCTCTACACCCAGGCCATGCACCAGCAGCGGCTATCCTTCCAGGCTGGTGAACGCCACGCTATG GAAAAAGTTAATAATTGGATTTTGAGACAGCATGAAGATGGGTTGAGAGTGACGATTGGTGACATATTCACATATCTACAG AATGAGCTCGATTATGGGACCGATGAACTTCCGTCATCACCGAGGCTGCCATTCCAGCAGCATCAACAGACTCAAAATGCAATACCGGGAGCTGCTGCATTATCTGTTAACGCATTTGGCCCAGCAACTATAGGACAAGGATTCCGTTCAGGCATCTCGGACCAGACTAAAAACTCCGTTTTTTCAAATGCTCTCTCTAGTCCTGTCCGCCGGAGTCTCCAACACTATCACCAGTCGAACAGTTGCAACCAAACCCGAGACCCAAATCCTCCCAGTTCCAACGACTCTTCAATGGATATGCATCCCGATAGTCCTGGGCATGATTCTCCATGCTGA